Part of the Arvicanthis niloticus isolate mArvNil1 chromosome 2, mArvNil1.pat.X, whole genome shotgun sequence genome, aactcagtctgttccagaaatccacttgcctctgccttgtaCATCATGCCCTGCTAAACccttaaaagaaaagaggaaatgggCTGAGATGTAGCttgttgatagagtgcttgcttagcacacacaaagcccttgGTTTGATCCAAAGCACTGTATGAAACAGGTACTGGGGCTCAGGAGGTGGTTTAATCAATAAATCGCCTATCAAAAAGTCATGAAGGGCTAAATTTAGATCCCTAGCACCCAGGTAAAAGCAGAATGTGATGGTTTATTTCCTAGATCTAGGGCCAGATACAGgtggagcttgctggctagccagtctaacCCAGTCTAGTCAATATGTTACTAGTGTGTTGGGGTCTGGGCTAGATATATTTAGGTTCTTGGCCTCTTATCTAAAGAATTGAAAATAACTTTGTTCTGAGGGAAGGAATAACACAGAATATAGAGAGATACAGTGTCAAGATTGAAAGTAGTCCACTACAAGGGCCCCAGGTTATAGCCTGAGCTCTAAAGGAAGGAATTGTTTACATGGTTTGAGTGGTTctctactctttttttaaaagatatatttattttatgaatgaatacttattttatgtatgaatgttttgcctgcatgtatgtatttgcaccatgtgcatgcctgttgcCCATGATAGTCAGAAGAaagcactggattccctggaactggaatgagccaccatgtggttgctgggaattgaacctgggtcctctacaagagcaacaaataatcttaaatgctgagccatctttctttcCAGTCCTGTTTCTCTACTTCGGTTGATAGATTAGGTcaaacattcttttcttctagTATCCATGTTCCTTCCTATAGCATCTGATTTTAATCAGATGCATGGTggtaatttgaatgagaatggcctctatagactcatatatttgaatacctaGTACCCGTTTGGTGGAAGGATTTCACCTGTTTGGGAAATATTAGGAAATGTGGTCTTGGTGGAGGGCATTTGTCATTGAgtatgggctttgaggtttcaaaaacacataccatttccagttagctttttctgcctcatgcttgtcTCTCAACATGTAAGCTCTTAGCTTCTGCTCCCATGCTATTTCTGCCTGCAGCCATGCTCTCTgtcatgatggtcatagactcatAGACTCTAACTCTATAAAAGCATTAGGCCAAAATTAAATGCTTATGAAGGTCAGGTGATTAATGGAGTTTTGACTGAAGTCCAACTTACTGTTAGATCCAGTGAGTCCCCGAACCGATCCTGTGGTCATCTCCCCAGTTCCAGAATGTATATTTGGGATAGATATGCTTACAAGTTGGCAGAATTCCCATATTGGTTTCCTGACCTGTGGAATGAGGGTTATTATGTTTTGAAAGGCCAAATGGGAGACATTGGAGTTGCCTCTATAAGGAAAAATAGTGAATCAAAGACAGTATTATATCCTAGGAGGAACTGCAGAGATTGAGCATCACAATCAAGGACCTGAAAGATGCAGAGGTGGTTGTTCCCCACATATTCCCTTTAACTATCCTGTCTAGTCAGTACAGAGGACAGAGGGATTTTAGAGAATGACACTTCGACTATCAAAAATTTaatccagctgggcagtggttagATACCCCTTTACTCTcagcacacatatatgtaaaacacacacattctctctttctccccccagCCCCCGTAACTCcctcgctctgtgtgtgtgtctatctgtctttcttttttgtacacacatacacgtacacacacatagacacaaacctGGTGTTATGCTGTACACTTAGGAAATAGAGGTATGAAGATTAGAAGTTGAAGGACATCCTTGGCAATATAGCAAGCTCAAAGCTAGCTTGGGTTACATGAGGCcttatcaaaattaaataaaaacagaagatatGCATTCTACTGTTTTAATACGTTCTTTGTGTTAGATGCAGTTTTGAGCATAATATTTTTAGTCTCTTGTGTATGTTATTTCAGTGTGCTAACTTTTTGTAACATGCTTTCTCTGTTCATTTACCAATAGGAGATGTTAAATATATCTAAGAAAATGGCTCCTTGCTTTGTGAACTTTTCCAGATTACAGCAGATCTCAGATATTCAAGCTGAAATCTACCAGGTAAAAGTATGAACTTTTCACTTCTACTTCTCCATTTAAAAAGTATGTAGTATGCTGAGgtatattttagagaaaatgtgGCTGCTTAGCATACaagaggccttgggtttgatgcTCAACTTTAAGCTAAAACAAGCaaaactttttacttttttttttttttttttggtttttcgagacagggtttctctgtgtagccctggctgtcctggaactcaggctatAGACcagctggcttcgaactcagaaatccgcctgcctctgcctcccaaatgctgggattaaaggcttgcgccaccacccgGCAAGCagattgatttattgatttaaatAGTATTCTTTTGCAACGAAAACAATGCCTAGTGCATGGCTGATAACTTGTTCTATAAGTTATTATAGAACAGGAAGTTAAGATACTAAATTGAAAAGCTCCAGTGATTTTTCCTGGCTTTCATATAAACCATCCTTCCATCCCATTTAAGGAATATATGTATGTCTTGTACCATGTATCTGTAGCTTGTCCATTTTTTATCAGTGTTTTAAGCTTCTGCCTTTGGGATGAATTCTTAGTGAGCTAAAGTTTACTTTGTTCCTCTTATAGAATAATCTAGAAATTGAACTTCTGAAGCTAGAAAAGGACACAGCAGATCTTATCCATCCTTCCTGTTTGGGTAAGTTTGCTAAGAGAATAATCACTAGGACTTCAGCTTGCTCTTGAATTATACCAGCATAATAACACCAGGCAGCAGAAGTCTAAGGTCACAATCTTTCCTAGGTATTGCCCCATAGACATGCACTAACGTGtcttcagggtttttgttttatttttttttaggcagggtcttactatgtagctgtaGCTAGCAATGAACCAGTCCAGTTGACTTGATTAGTGGAAACAGTATACAGACATGGCCAGGCTGGCTCCTCTGCTAATCTCTTTCTGTTTCCACAACCAAGTATCTGGGGCTTAATGATGCAcaagataaaaaatatttacttcacTCACAGGTTTGGAGGTTTGGAGGGACACATTAGCTCATCTGTGGTGATGCCATTCCAGCACTGGAGGTCTTGACAAGAAAGATCACATTGCAGGACAAGAATTCAGAGAATCCAGGGATCAGTCTCACTCTTTTATAACATTGGTTCTAAGAGAACTAACCAGTAATCAGAAACCAGGCAGAactaagtttttatttatgttttttttttgtttgtttgtttgttttgttttgaagcgCAAGCAAGCAGAGTTTAAGAAGTAGAATAATGAGCTGGCTCattggttgagagcactggctccAGGGACcaaggtttaattcccagcacctctaTAGTACCTCACAGTCATCTAACTCCAGTCTCAAGAAATCCAtgtccatgggcaccaggcatgcacataatatacacatgcatgcaggcaaaatacacatacacataaaaataacatttttaaaaagtagtgaaaTAATAGCATTCTGCAACAggaagggttttatttgttttgttttgagacacagtctcactatgaAGGCCTGGCTGGCACTAtgtaggctggccttaaacccctgagatccacctgcctctgcctccttaatattttgtttaaagtcATGTGCTACATACCTAGCAGGAAGGGGTTCTTAAGAATGAGTTGAACTAAGTTCTTTACTAGGGCGTTGCCCTTACTGACATAATTGCTCCCTTTTCCTCTTGAAAGCTCCACCTCTCATCCCAGAACCACCACACTGAAGACTAAACTGTCAACACCTAAATGCTTGTGGGACATACTCAAATGTTTCCAAACTATAGTAACTTCTCAAAGACAAGAGATCAGTGTTAAATGTTCTGAAAGTACTGTGTATATAGCTGAAATTGGTAACGTACTTGTTTAGCATGTATGAGGCTCTGAATTTAATTCCTAGCACTCCAGATTTAGTCTGTTGGCatctacctttaatcccagcactagggaggcagaggtgggcattgagaagttctaggtcatccttgactacataatgagtttgatgTCAGATTGGAATAcaggaaactctctctctctctctctctctctctctctctctctctctctctctctttctctctctcaaaaaacaagtcAAACAGGACTGAAGGATATCTCAAGAAGCAGAGGCCCTTGTTACCaaccctgaggacctgagtttagtccccagGATCTACATGGTACATGTGCTgtagcatgtatgtatgcacccACTctcacatacaaataataaatgtcacAAAACAAATAGGACCAGTTAGATGAGGTAGTGGTAAAAACCCTTGTGGATAAAAGCATTTTCAACtaaacctgataacctgagttcaaatacTGGCATCCACGGAGTAAAAGACAACAGATGGAAAGTGTTCTCTGCCTTCCACGTGAACACTGTAGCACttgcttacacacatgcacacatatatggacagaactaaataaattaacaatctaaagctttttaaacaaatattgagGGAaaaggctggggatgtagttttATGATTGTTTGTTTAGCATGTATAAGGCCCTTGGTTAAGTTTCTAGAGAGTTcaaaaaaaaagctaaagagaATAAAATTCTTGAGGGGGGAAAAATTTTGAATTTGGGAATATTCTGTAGTTATATAAGATAATGTTCTTGGAATAAAGTTTTAAGAATAAAAGATGTGTGCTAGATAGCTAAGCAGGTAAAGGCATGTGCTGTTAAGCCTGATGCCTTAGTTAATCCCTAAGACCCACGTGGAAGTAGAGAGCCAACTCCTAAAAGCTGTTCTTTGACCTTCACCTTGGTGCCTTGACACACATGTGGGCACTcctgcaagcacacacatacacacatgctgtatttttttctgaGGAATAAAGGCCATGCTGCCTACCATCTATTCTCAAATAGatccttttgaaaacaaaaagggGTGTAtgaatggggagggaggaaactAAATGTTAAGATATCAATCTTAACTGTTAACTTAATTGTTATTATGGTTATTATACCATCATATAATAGGCACTGGttttaaaagccaaataaaatgtAGATTTGAAAAACACAGGAAGTAATTTAGTACTATAGTTTGGttgttggtaaaaaaaaaaaataagagaaaatagtcgaaaataaagataaaacttGTGTTActaaagaaagcaaaagtaaGAAAAACATCTATAGAGATTGTGGGGTTAATTTATTTGACTTATTTGTTTGTGATCTGCTTTTGAGATAAGGCTCTCTGTTGCCTAGGGTAGGCCTGACTCTATCTTactgttttactgctgtgaacagacaccaggatcagtcttgtaaaggacaacatttaactggggctggcttacaggttcacaggttcagtccattcccatcaaagcaggaacatggcagcatccaggcaggcatggttcaggaggagctgagagttctacatcttccctgaaggctgctagtagaagactggcAGCTAAGAAGAGAATCTTAAAAGCcctcacccacagtgacacacctactctaacagggccacaccttctaatagtgccaccccctgggcAGGGGTCTTTTGGAAAGGCAGTGAGTGGACTTAACCACGGATCTCTGCAGTCTCCAAGGAAGACATTTTTTAACAGTTCTAAAACATACTTTTCCTGTTGCTCACTGTGGTTGCCATCTCTGGTTTATATAGTTGAGAAATGTGATGTTCTGCAAAGCATGAATAATCATCTGGAAGCAGTGCTAAAAGAGAAGCACTCCATCAGGCAAAGACTGCTGAGACCCACATGCCAGGAGAACTTGCCATTGGAAGCTGTTTATCACAGGTTAGACCGAGAAGTGGAAATGGAGAACTATGCATGTCTTTTTAAGGTAGCTTTTGTTTAGCATGGCAGTTATGTTGTAGCCTAATTCACAAAACAATGTATTATTGATTGTATTTATTAACATTACTAGTGTCACTGCATTAAACTGGAAAgtatcctttctttttaaaatataactggtAAAAAGAaagggccagcctgggttacagagtgagatccaggacagctagggctacacagagaaaccctgtctcgagaaaataAAAGCCATAAGAGAATCAAAGACTGAAGCTAgccatggtgatacacacctttaatcccagcactggggtggcagagggtgggtctctatgagtttgaagccagcttggtctacacagctaCTTGGCTAGTTTCAATacagccagtcagggctacatatcAAGACCCCCTCTCAAAAAGAtagagagggggctggagagatggctcagtggttaagagcactgtgttccagaggtcctgagttcagttcccagcagccacatggtggctcggaaccatctgtaatggatctgactccttctactggtgtgtctgaactgTACTATATACATAGTACAGCTAtaattgtactcatatacataaaataaatgaaaataaatatattttaaaaacaaaaaaagatagagaGGCTGGGAATCAGAGGGTTACAAAACCGGGaaacaattttttgtttgaaacagggtcttatataggctggcctcaaatttgctgtGTAGTTGAGGATGAAAAAAGTTGTGGGTTGGACTTTGTACTTATCTCTACAGATAATATATCTCAGTCTCGGGCAAGtgatttaaaaacagaacaaaaacaacaacaaaaagatgagcTGAGTAATGACTTTGAAGATTTTACCAATGCAGATTCAGAAAAACTATGTGATATTCAGTATATTTATCCCTGGTGTGTCCCTCAGTTATCTGAACCAATATGAGGTTTTGTTCAGGGAAGTCAGTTTATGTGTGATGGTTACTATCAACTATTGAAGGCTGtcgccctcctcttcctctcctcctcctccctgcttctcctttttcttttttctttttttttttttttttttgagatagagctCAGTATGTAGTGCTGGCTGGCCtaagactcactctgtagaccaagctgatctcagagtcacagagattcttcccccccccccccccccccccccgccctcccgCCTCCGccaccacctcccaaatgctgggaataaagatgtACCACACACCCAGTTCCTTTGAGTTAGATTTTAGTTATCATGAATATgtctttccatttaaaaaaaaaaaaatgggtgtttctctgtgtacccctggctgtagACTagtctgtagattaggctggccttggactcactgagatccacttgcctctgcctcctgatcgctgggattaaagatgaatACCATGATGCCTAGCTTATTCCATTTTCCTGTTTGCATGACAACCTAAATTTTGCCCtaagtaaatgaaaagaaccTTATTTACCACTATTAACTCCATTAAAAGGTTAATGACACTCATTAGATTTGCTTATTTCAAATTAACAGTCCTaactaaaggaaaagaaacaaaacaattaagaagaaaagttattgtttttctccttctgtcCCAGAATACCTAACAGAAGCAATTTAGAGAGGGGTTtgccttggctcacagtttcaaagtAATATACATCCAACATGGTAGGGAGGGCATTGATTGTGACTGGGGCAACTCCATCTTTGGGGGCAAGAACTTGCAGCATGACTTGTTCACATCACAGTGGATTAGGAATTGGAGAACACCTTCAAGATCTGTCCCTAGTGATCTACATCTACCAGTGCCCCAAACTCCAGTAAGTCCCCAAACAGCATCACCCaatagggaccaagtgttcaaacacaggagcctgtgggaTAAATTTACATTCAAATTGTAACATTCTCTTTCAGATATATGGTACATATGTTGGAACTGGCTGTGACTTTCATTGAGAAATTGGAAACTCATCTTGAAACAATTAGAAATATCCCTCATTTAGATGCAAACCTAAAGAAAATAGTGAGTATCATTAATATAGCTGATCTCTGTTCTTATACTAAGATCTCAACTGTATGACCTTGTATTACCTTTTACCTTTTtggtcttggttttattttttagatagtctcatatagctcaggctagcctcagactccgAAGATACCAAACAATGTATTTCATCATGGCACTATCATATGGATGTGTGATAACTTTTGTTCTAGTGCATTCTCCTCTGCGGCtgtcctctctcatctcctccatcCAGATCTCCTGGCACTCTCGCTTCCTCCAGATAGAGCCTCTTTTTGTTTGCATGTTACATGAACTGTTActctttcattctctccctcAGCCCCTAGTATCTCTTCTTCTCCGCTCACTGTCTCTCTTTTACTTTCATAGCACGCAGATACACAGACCATTCAAATATAGAATATACATACGAAACAAGACTTACCATGTTTGTCCTTCTTTGCTTGGCTTATTTCACTTTGAGTTAGTCATTATTAAAGTcatgaaacataaaagaaaaaaaaatttttcttaacCAGGCATGGTGTCCTGCACCTATAATTGTTAGTAATTGTAACAGCCAGGGCTGtctcacagaaaaaccctgtctttaaaaaccaaaatttaaaaagagatttgtttatttatttaggcagGTTTTTACTTTTTAGCCTAGGATGACCTTGCATCCACTATAtggctcaggcaggccttgaactcacagaagtgcTCTTGATTCAGCCTCCCAGTAGACTAAGAACTTAGACTTTGCTTTCTGAATATTGGGGAGCCATTGCATTTTTTTGTTGGTAGTGAAGGATATAGTTTtcacttttatgttttattttaaaatgtgtgtatgtttgtgcactcatatcacagagagggaggggggaaagaggggggaaggagggagggagggattccttagggctggagttataggcagttgtaagccatctgacagggttgctgggaaccaaatttgggtcCTTTTGAAGAACAGGAAGCACATTTAACCTTTGAGTAATGTCTCCAgacccttgtttttcttttttttttaatatggatggttgtcttgcctgcatgtatctctgtgtgccatgtgtgtctgctgctctcagaggccagaaaaggatatcaagtcccctggggctggagttatag contains:
- the Haus2 gene encoding HAUS augmin-like complex subunit 2 isoform X1, with the translated sequence MAAANPWDPASAQSAAGLLLNHLVASGIVTEEMLNISKKMAPCFVNFSRLQQISDIQAEIYQNNLEIELLKLEKDTADLIHPSCLVEKCDVLQSMNNHLEAVLKEKHSIRQRLLRPTCQENLPLEAVYHRYMVHMLELAVTFIEKLETHLETIRNIPHLDANLKKISKALAKMDILVNKTEELTENILKWRELQKEISLYIPKMLTEESHLHELDIVPPLPFYSKAYTETSNTK